One Candidatus Dormiibacterota bacterium genomic window, AGCTCCGTCAGCTCCGTGGAGCAGACGGGGGTGAAGTCGGCAGGATGGCTGAACAGCACCACCCACTGTCCGTCCTGCCACTTCGACAAGGTGAGCTCGCCCTGCGTGGTGATCGCGGTGAAATCGGGGGCGACGTCGCCGATCCTCGGGATCGACCCGGCTTCCGGTGCGGGTACCGCCGCTCCGGTCGTCTGCGTCCCTGGCTGGGGCATCGTGGACATGCGGTGTCTCCATTCCGGCCGGCGGAAGAAACGCCCCGGGGAGGTCCGGGATGCCGGCTCCCGCGGCCACGTTCGTTCGTGCGTTGAGAAGAGTCTACAGTCTAGCGATCGACGCTCGGACGGTCAAGCGGCCGGGTTGAGGATCGGAGCGCCGGATCATCGGGTGCGGCGCGCCCCGGGTCTGCGCCGCGCGGGTCGCGTGCGGGCCGACAGCGCACCTATTCCGGCGGTCGCGGCGTCCCGGTCCTGCTGGGTCGTGCCGCTGCTGCAGCCGATGCCGCCGACGATGCGGCCGTCCACGAAGATCGGCAGCCCGCCGCCCACGATCATGAACCGGCCCTGGTTGCCGATGTTGATGCCGAACGCCGGCCGGCCCGGAGCCGCCATCTCGGCGTACTCGTGGGTGGCCCGGCGCGCGCAGGCCGCGGTCCAGGCTTTCGAGACCGCGATGTCGATGCTGCTGAGCTTGGCGCCGTCCATCCGGTTGAACGCCAGCAGGTGGCCCGCGTCGTCGACCACCGCGATGTCCATGGGCACACCGATGGCCGCGGCCCGGCGCGCCGCCGCCGCCAGGATGAGGCGGGCCCCCTGGAGCGTGAGGCGCGGACTGTTCCGGGTGACGAACTCGGGCTTGGCCATACCCCCCCCGCGCCGCGTCCCTCGCTTCCTGATCCTGTTCAGGGGGCAGCGGCCAGAATTTTGACGGGCAGTATAGCCCAGGACTGCGATCGGATCGCCTCCCACCGGCGGACGCCGGGGGTGTCGCGACCGCAACCCCTCGGAGATCCGACGTTTCCGCTCCCCCCGTGCGTTGCGGGTCCCGGAGCGCGAACATATATTTCGAGCCGCCAGCCGGGAGCTTCGAGCCCGGCACGGGGACGGCGCGCGCTGTCGTTGGCGGTCGGCGTCTGTCTCCCTGGAGAGATCATGAGGCCTCAGGCGGCACGCCGCCGTCCCGGACCCATCCGCGCGCCCGGCCGAGCCGCCGCCTGTCTCGTCCTGTGCGCCGCCCTCATCGGAGCCCCGCGGGCCCAGAACACCCCGCCCGCGAATTTCGAGCACGAAGTCAAGGCGAGCTTCGTCTACACCGTCGCCAAGTTCGTCGACTGGCCTCCCGAGGCCTTCGTCGACCCGGCCGCCCCCTTCGTCTTCGTGGTCCTCGGAGACGATCAATTCGAGGATTCGCTGGTCCACACCGTGGCCGGCAAGACCGTGAGCGGCCACCCGGTCGAGGTCGTCGGCGTGAAGGACGCGAAAGACCTGGTCGCGTGTCACGTGCTTTACCTCGGGCGCTCCGAGGCCCCCAATGTGGACGACGTGCTGAAGCGATTGCACGGCGCCAGCGTCCTGACCGTCTCCGACTTCGACCATTTCGCCCAGAGCGGCGGCGTGATGCGGCTCGCGCTGGACGAGAACATGGTCCGCTTCGAGATCAACGTGGATGCCGCCGCGCGGGCCCATCTCCAGATCAGCTCCAAGATCCTGAAGCTGGGGAGACTCGTCCGGGACAGGAAGCACCTGCTGGGGGCGCCGTGATCGCGTTCAAGGACCTTTCGATCAAACGCAAGCTGACGCTCCTGATGATGCTGACCAGCTGCGCGGCGCTGCTTCTGGCCTGCCTCGGATTCATGACGTACGAGCTGGTCACCATGCGGCAGACGATGGCGCAGGAGCTGTCCACCCTCGCGGGAATCATCGCCGACAACAGCACCGCCGCCCTGTCGTTCAAGGATTCCAAGGCGGCGGAGGAGACCCTGGCCACCCTCGGGGCGAAGCAGCAGATCGTCGCCGCCGCGATCTTCGGGCCGGACGACGTCCTGTTCGCGCGTTACCTGCGCCCCGGGGCGGGCGCCGAGGCCATCCCGAGGTCACCCGAAGCCGGCGGGTACCGCTTCGAGTCCCGGCGGCTGCTTCTGTTCGGACCCGTTCTCATGGACAACGAGCGCATCGGCACCGTCTATCTGGTGTCCGACCTCAGCCTCATGGTGCTGCGCATCCAGCGCTACCTCGTC contains:
- a CDS encoding YfiR family protein; its protein translation is MRPQAARRRPGPIRAPGRAAACLVLCAALIGAPRAQNTPPANFEHEVKASFVYTVAKFVDWPPEAFVDPAAPFVFVVLGDDQFEDSLVHTVAGKTVSGHPVEVVGVKDAKDLVACHVLYLGRSEAPNVDDVLKRLHGASVLTVSDFDHFAQSGGVMRLALDENMVRFEINVDAAARAHLQISSKILKLGRLVRDRKHLLGAP
- a CDS encoding heme-binding protein; its protein translation is MAKPEFVTRNSPRLTLQGARLILAAAARRAAAIGVPMDIAVVDDAGHLLAFNRMDGAKLSSIDIAVSKAWTAACARRATHEYAEMAAPGRPAFGINIGNQGRFMIVGGGLPIFVDGRIVGGIGCSSGTTQQDRDAATAGIGALSARTRPARRRPGARRTR